A region of Bicyclus anynana chromosome 17, ilBicAnyn1.1, whole genome shotgun sequence DNA encodes the following proteins:
- the LOC112050139 gene encoding uncharacterized protein LOC112050139 has protein sequence MSTEKDDEGEPETMEEAGILEADVGANFDQQLAGIDPKLKIDMDPLAHRHLRPEMMLIREELRQAKLQTLAVRRTALKKLLMKDFLQEDRELRNIGLSYAPPDP, from the exons ATGTCAACAGAAAAAGATGATGAAGGTGAACCAGAAACCATGGAAGAAGCGGGCATATTGGAAGCAGATGTCGGCGCTAATTT CGACCAACAGCTAGCGGGCATTGACCCCAAGCTGAAGATTGACATGGACCCCCTGGCGCACCGCCACCTGCGGCCGGAGATGATGCTCATACGCGAGGAGTTGCGCCAGGCCAAGCTGCAGACTCTAGCT GTGCGCCGTACTGCGTTGAAGAAGCTCCTGATGAAGGATTTCTTGCAAGAAGACCGCGAGCTCCGGAACATAGGGCTTTCGTACGCGCCGCCCGACCCTTAG